A stretch of Flavobacterium sp. N1994 DNA encodes these proteins:
- a CDS encoding FtsW/RodA/SpoVE family cell cycle protein, which produces MKELINSLKGDKVIWAFVALLALFSFMPVFSASSNLAYMRHGSGNAFTYLLKHAAQVLVGFFILYKVHKVPYHYFRTISKILLPVVWILLIYTLLKGTIIEGANASRWIQIPFIGITFQTSTLASIVLYVFVARYLSKKRETPITFQNSLWELWTPVFITLIFILPANLSTAALIFAMVVMLVFIGKYPLKYIGIILGAGILGLTFFILVAKAFPNAFPNRVDTWIARIDNFTSDKPDEDDYQIEKAKIAIASGGIYGLGPGKSVQKNFLPQSSSDFIYAIIVEEYGMIGGLCVLGLYLLLLFRFVVAAHKANSLFGKLVVVGLGFPIIFQAITNMAVAVELLPVTGQTLPLISSGGSSIWMTCIALGIILSVTKKEEEIAEEQAEKQKREDALQKLIDKQLQEDEAAEIEDFSIVDSANPMNAVLNKK; this is translated from the coding sequence ATGAAAGAACTAATAAACAGTTTAAAAGGAGATAAAGTCATCTGGGCATTCGTTGCCTTGTTGGCCTTGTTTTCGTTTATGCCTGTTTTTAGTGCCAGTAGTAATTTGGCTTACATGCGTCATGGTTCAGGAAATGCTTTTACGTATTTGCTTAAGCATGCGGCCCAAGTGCTAGTTGGTTTTTTCATTCTTTATAAAGTGCACAAAGTACCGTATCATTATTTCAGAACGATTTCCAAAATTTTATTGCCTGTAGTTTGGATTTTACTGATTTATACTTTGTTGAAAGGCACTATAATTGAAGGGGCCAATGCCAGTCGGTGGATACAAATTCCGTTTATTGGAATCACTTTTCAAACATCAACATTAGCTTCCATCGTATTGTATGTTTTTGTTGCCCGATATCTATCGAAAAAAAGAGAAACGCCTATAACTTTTCAAAACTCGCTTTGGGAATTGTGGACGCCCGTTTTTATCACATTAATTTTTATTCTTCCAGCCAATTTATCTACCGCAGCTTTAATATTTGCTATGGTAGTTATGTTAGTTTTTATTGGGAAATATCCCTTAAAATACATCGGAATTATTTTAGGAGCAGGAATACTTGGATTGACTTTTTTCATTTTAGTTGCCAAAGCTTTTCCAAATGCTTTCCCCAATCGTGTAGATACTTGGATTGCTCGTATAGACAACTTTACCAGCGACAAACCTGATGAAGACGATTACCAAATCGAAAAAGCAAAAATAGCCATTGCCTCTGGTGGAATATACGGACTTGGTCCAGGAAAAAGTGTGCAGAAAAATTTCCTTCCTCAATCTTCTTCCGATTTTATTTATGCCATTATTGTAGAAGAATACGGAATGATTGGAGGATTGTGTGTGCTAGGATTGTATTTATTATTGCTATTTCGATTTGTAGTAGCAGCACATAAAGCCAATTCCCTTTTCGGAAAACTTGTCGTCGTTGGACTCGGATTCCCCATCATTTTTCAGGCGATAACAAATATGGCTGTTGCTGTTGAATTATTGCCAGTAACTGGTCAAACTTTACCATTAATCAGTAGCGGAGGAAGTTCCATTTGGATGACTTGTATTGCGCTTGGCATCATATTGAGTGTAACTAAAAAAGAAGAAGAAATTGCCGAAGAACAAGCTGAAAAGCAAAAACGGGAAGATGCGTTACAAAAGCTAATCGATAAACAATTACAAGAAGACGAAGCAGCAGAAATAGAGGATTTCTCTATAGTGGATTCAGCAAATCCGATGAATGCGGTTTTAAATAAAAAATAA
- the murD gene encoding UDP-N-acetylmuramoyl-L-alanine--D-glutamate ligase codes for MQRLVVLGGGESGVGTAILGKKQGYDVFVSDYGEIKENYREVLKQYEIKWEDETHTEDLILNADVVMKSPGIPEKAPIVKKLLEKGIPVISEIEFTAPFTKAKTIGITGSNGKTTTTMLTYHLLKEGGLNVGLGGNIGKSFAWQVAEENYDCYVLELSSFQLDGNINYRPDIAIITNISPDHLDRYEYKYENYIASKFRITMNQTEDDYLIYDADDEAISEWFQHNKTKAQLIPFSLTKTFENGAFIKNDIMEISINNEEFEMKTGEVSLEGKHNMKNAMAATSVAQLMKIRKETIRESLSNFQGVEHRLEKVLKIQNVQYINDSKATNVNATFFALDSMTVPTVWIVGGVDKGNDYSELMSLVREKVKAIICLGVDNKKIIDAFGNVVDMMVEVDNMRDAVITAKHIAEKGDAVLLSPACASFDLFQNYEDRGRQFKAAVQNL; via the coding sequence ATGCAACGATTAGTAGTACTTGGTGGTGGAGAAAGTGGTGTGGGAACAGCCATTTTGGGAAAGAAACAAGGATATGATGTTTTTGTATCTGATTACGGAGAAATAAAAGAGAATTACAGAGAAGTTCTTAAACAATATGAAATTAAATGGGAAGACGAAACCCATACCGAAGACCTGATTTTAAACGCTGATGTAGTAATGAAAAGTCCGGGAATTCCAGAAAAAGCTCCGATTGTAAAAAAGCTTTTGGAGAAAGGAATTCCAGTGATTTCTGAAATTGAGTTTACAGCTCCTTTTACTAAGGCCAAAACTATAGGAATTACAGGAAGCAATGGAAAGACAACAACAACCATGTTGACCTATCATTTGCTAAAAGAAGGAGGATTAAATGTTGGATTGGGAGGGAATATCGGAAAGAGTTTCGCCTGGCAAGTGGCCGAAGAAAATTATGATTGCTATGTCTTGGAATTAAGCAGTTTTCAACTAGACGGAAACATAAATTACAGACCAGACATTGCCATAATTACAAACATAAGTCCAGATCATTTGGATCGATACGAATATAAATATGAAAACTATATAGCATCAAAATTTAGAATAACAATGAATCAAACTGAGGATGATTATCTCATCTATGACGCCGATGACGAAGCGATTTCAGAATGGTTCCAACATAACAAAACAAAAGCCCAATTAATTCCCTTTTCACTAACCAAAACATTTGAAAACGGAGCCTTTATAAAAAATGACATTATGGAAATTAGCATCAACAACGAAGAATTTGAAATGAAAACCGGAGAAGTTTCTTTGGAAGGAAAACACAACATGAAAAACGCGATGGCGGCCACTTCTGTTGCCCAACTGATGAAAATCAGAAAGGAGACCATTCGCGAAAGTTTATCCAATTTTCAAGGGGTTGAACATCGTTTGGAAAAAGTGCTAAAAATCCAAAATGTGCAATACATCAATGATAGTAAAGCGACCAATGTTAACGCTACTTTCTTTGCTTTGGATAGTATGACGGTTCCAACGGTTTGGATAGTCGGAGGTGTCGATAAAGGAAATGATTACAGCGAATTAATGTCGTTAGTACGCGAAAAAGTTAAAGCTATCATTTGTTTGGGTGTTGATAACAAGAAAATTATTGATGCTTTTGGAAACGTTGTTGACATGATGGTGGAAGTTGATAATATGCGTGATGCCGTTATAACAGCAAAACATATTGCAGAAAAAGGAGATGCAGTTCTGTTATCTCCAGCATGCGCAAGTTTTGATTTATTTCAAAATTATGAAGACAGAGGAAGACAATTTAAAGCGGCAGTTCAGAATTTATAA
- a CDS encoding UDP-N-acetylmuramoyl-L-alanyl-D-glutamate--2,6-diaminopimelate ligase yields the protein MIILKDILYKVAIEAVKGSTEMTINKIEFDSRKVQENDVFVAIRGTVSNGHDFIEKAISIGAIAIVCDTLPDDIVAGVTYIQVKDTNSALAFLAANYYGNPSQNLKLVGITGTNGKTTIASLLYQLFQKAGYKVGLLSTVKILVDTTEYKATHTTPDSLTINYYLAEMIEMGVEYCFMEVSSHGIHQKRTEALHFEGGVFTNLSHDHLDYHPTFAEYRDVKKSFFDHLPKSAFALTNIDDKNGLVMIQNTAARKLTYALKSYANYKAQILENQLSGLLLKINESEVWVRLIGTFNAYNLLAIYGTAVELGLDKLEALRLLSELESVSGRFQFIVSDSKITAIVDYAHTPDALENVLKTINDIRTNNEQLITVVGCGGDRDKTKRPIMANIASTMSNKVIITSDNPRTEDPIDIIAEMEKGVEPQNQRKTLSIVDRKQAIKTACQLAGSNDIILIAGKGHETYQEINGVRHDFDDMQIVKELLEQLNK from the coding sequence GTGATTATTTTAAAAGACATATTATACAAAGTCGCCATCGAAGCTGTAAAAGGTTCGACTGAAATGACTATCAATAAAATTGAATTTGATTCTCGAAAAGTTCAGGAGAATGATGTTTTTGTGGCTATTCGAGGAACCGTTTCTAATGGTCATGATTTTATTGAAAAAGCTATCAGCATAGGAGCAATTGCTATTGTTTGTGATACTTTGCCAGATGACATTGTTGCTGGAGTGACCTATATTCAAGTAAAAGATACTAATTCAGCATTGGCATTTTTAGCTGCTAATTATTATGGAAATCCTTCACAAAATTTAAAATTAGTTGGAATAACAGGCACCAATGGCAAAACTACCATAGCATCTTTATTGTACCAATTGTTTCAAAAAGCTGGATATAAAGTAGGATTGCTTTCAACCGTAAAAATCTTGGTAGATACCACAGAATATAAAGCTACACACACTACTCCAGATTCACTAACTATCAATTATTATCTAGCAGAAATGATTGAAATGGGTGTGGAATATTGTTTCATGGAAGTAAGTTCCCATGGCATTCATCAAAAACGAACCGAAGCCTTGCATTTTGAAGGTGGTGTTTTCACTAATTTATCTCACGATCATTTAGATTACCATCCAACATTTGCAGAATACCGCGATGTAAAAAAATCATTTTTCGATCATTTGCCAAAATCAGCATTTGCTTTAACCAACATCGATGATAAAAATGGTTTGGTGATGATTCAAAATACAGCAGCTAGAAAATTGACTTATGCTTTGAAATCGTATGCCAATTATAAAGCACAAATTCTAGAAAATCAATTATCAGGATTGTTGCTGAAAATTAATGAAAGCGAAGTTTGGGTTCGATTAATCGGAACTTTTAATGCTTACAATTTATTAGCCATTTATGGAACGGCTGTTGAATTAGGTTTGGACAAATTAGAAGCACTTCGTTTGTTATCTGAATTAGAAAGTGTTTCAGGACGTTTTCAATTTATTGTTTCAGATAGTAAAATAACGGCGATTGTTGATTATGCGCATACTCCAGATGCTTTAGAAAATGTATTAAAAACCATCAATGATATTCGAACCAATAACGAACAATTGATAACTGTTGTGGGTTGTGGTGGTGACAGAGATAAAACCAAAAGACCTATCATGGCCAATATTGCCTCAACCATGAGCAATAAAGTAATCATAACTTCTGACAATCCAAGAACCGAAGATCCAATAGATATTATTGCGGAGATGGAGAAAGGGGTTGAGCCACAAAATCAAAGAAAAACATTGTCGATTGTCGACAGAAAACAAGCCATCAAAACAGCCTGTCAATTAGCAGGCTCCAACGATATTATTCTCATTGCCGGAAAAGGACATGAAACCTATCAAGAAATTAATGGTGTTCGCCATGATTTTGATGATATGCAAATTGTAAAAGAACTTTTAGAACAGCTAAACAAATAA
- the ftsA gene encoding cell division protein FtsA, with amino-acid sequence MEKENIAVGLDIGTTKIVAMIGKKNEYGKLEILGVGKSKSLGVARGVVNNITQTIQSIQQAVLEAEANSGYKINDVVVGIAGQHIRSIQHTDYVIRTNPEEVISGRDIQLLIDQVNKLAMLPGEEIIHVLPQEFKIDGQSEIKEPIGMYGGRLEASFHVVVGQASSIRNVGRCIQSSGIELSGLTLEPLASADAVLSQEEKEAGVALIDIGGGTTDLAIFKDGIIRHTAVVPFGGNVITDDIKEGCSIIEKQAELLKTKFGSAWPGENKDNEIVSIPGLRGRDPKEISLKNLSKIIHARVVEIIEQVFTEIKAYGHEDPRKKLIAGIVLTGGGSQLKHIKQLVEYITGMDTRIGYPNEHLAGNSSEEISSPLFATAVGLVMNSIENNSNSAYKIELKEVAVEAPKQVVFQQVAPTPVVEEKIEEVSNVIEEEINLETETTEHKIKRSFFDRYVEKIKDFLDNAE; translated from the coding sequence ATGGAAAAAGAGAATATTGCAGTAGGATTAGATATCGGGACAACCAAGATTGTTGCCATGATTGGCAAGAAGAATGAGTATGGCAAGTTAGAGATTTTGGGTGTTGGAAAATCCAAAAGTCTTGGCGTGGCTCGTGGTGTGGTAAATAATATTACCCAAACGATTCAATCTATTCAACAAGCAGTTCTTGAAGCCGAAGCCAATTCAGGATATAAAATTAACGATGTGGTGGTCGGTATTGCTGGACAACACATCCGTAGCATTCAACATACGGATTATGTAATCAGAACTAATCCTGAAGAAGTAATCAGCGGACGTGATATTCAATTGTTGATTGATCAGGTAAACAAATTAGCAATGCTGCCTGGGGAAGAAATTATCCATGTATTGCCACAAGAATTTAAAATCGACGGGCAATCTGAAATTAAAGAACCAATTGGAATGTATGGTGGAAGATTGGAAGCAAGCTTTCACGTAGTAGTTGGTCAAGCATCCTCTATCAGAAACGTAGGAAGATGTATTCAAAGTTCAGGCATTGAATTATCAGGATTGACTCTAGAACCTTTAGCGTCAGCAGATGCAGTGTTAAGCCAAGAAGAAAAAGAAGCCGGTGTTGCTTTAATAGACATAGGTGGAGGAACGACCGATTTAGCCATTTTCAAAGATGGTATCATCCGTCATACAGCAGTAGTGCCATTTGGCGGAAACGTGATTACCGATGACATCAAAGAAGGCTGCTCAATTATTGAAAAACAAGCCGAGTTATTGAAAACCAAATTTGGTTCAGCGTGGCCAGGTGAAAATAAAGACAATGAAATTGTATCGATTCCAGGATTAAGAGGAAGAGATCCAAAAGAAATATCGTTAAAGAATTTATCAAAAATTATCCACGCGAGAGTGGTAGAAATTATTGAGCAAGTTTTTACCGAAATCAAAGCATACGGGCATGAAGATCCAAGAAAAAAGCTAATTGCTGGTATTGTATTAACAGGTGGTGGTTCACAATTGAAACACATCAAACAATTAGTAGAATACATTACTGGAATGGACACAAGAATTGGCTATCCAAACGAACATTTGGCTGGGAATTCAAGCGAAGAAATTTCAAGTCCATTATTTGCAACAGCAGTAGGATTGGTAATGAATAGTATCGAAAACAATTCAAACAGTGCCTACAAAATTGAATTAAAAGAAGTGGCTGTGGAAGCTCCAAAACAAGTAGTTTTTCAACAAGTAGCTCCAACGCCAGTTGTAGAAGAAAAAATAGAAGAAGTTTCTAATGTTATTGAGGAAGAAATCAATCTTGAAACGGAAACTACAGAACATAAAATAAAAAGATCCTTTTTTGACCGTTACGTCGAAAAGATTAAAGATTTTTTAGATAACGCGGAATAG
- the murC gene encoding UDP-N-acetylmuramate--L-alanine ligase — MNLNQIHNVYFIGIGGIGMSALARYFQNIGKNVSGYDKTPTMLTDELIAGGMSIHFEDNISLIPTDYYVENTLVIITPAVPVSHSEWNYFLERDYVVKKRAEVLGIITKDTFCFAVAGTHGKTTTSSILGHILYESGADVTAFLGGIVENYHSNLIGNGKTVTVVEADEFDRSFLHLHPNIACVTSMDADHLDIYGDKAAIEDSFREFANKVEDKNNLFVPKGLPLEGLTTGINEEATYKAFNIRIDNGFYVFDVQTPSETIQNLQFGLPGRHNLMNALMALAMAKTYGTPTESIARALASFKGIQRRFSYQIKSDKLVYIDDYAHHPTEINAVHQAVRELYPNEKVLAIFQPHLFSRTKDFADDFAKSLSQFDEILMLDIYPARELPMEGITSSWLLSKMENQHKKLISKDELIPSILKSEAKIIVTIGAGDIGELVPKIKQALL; from the coding sequence GTGAATTTAAACCAAATACATAACGTCTATTTCATTGGTATCGGAGGCATCGGAATGAGTGCTTTGGCTCGCTATTTCCAGAACATTGGTAAAAATGTTTCAGGTTACGACAAAACACCAACCATGTTGACGGATGAATTGATTGCTGGCGGAATGTCTATTCATTTTGAAGACAATATCAGTTTAATTCCAACCGATTATTATGTAGAAAATACTTTAGTCATAATTACTCCTGCTGTTCCAGTTTCGCATTCGGAATGGAATTATTTTCTAGAAAGAGATTATGTAGTGAAAAAGCGAGCGGAAGTATTGGGTATTATTACCAAAGACACATTTTGTTTCGCTGTAGCAGGGACTCACGGAAAAACAACAACGTCAAGTATTCTTGGTCATATTCTTTACGAAAGTGGCGCCGATGTTACCGCTTTTCTGGGAGGAATCGTTGAAAATTATCATTCGAATTTAATTGGAAACGGAAAGACTGTCACTGTTGTTGAAGCTGACGAATTCGATCGTTCCTTCTTGCATTTACATCCCAATATTGCCTGCGTAACTTCCATGGATGCGGATCATTTAGATATTTATGGCGATAAAGCGGCGATTGAAGATTCGTTCCGAGAATTTGCCAATAAAGTTGAAGATAAAAATAATTTGTTTGTTCCAAAAGGATTGCCTTTAGAAGGCTTAACTACAGGAATCAATGAGGAAGCAACTTATAAGGCTTTCAACATCCGAATTGATAACGGGTTTTATGTTTTTGATGTACAAACGCCATCTGAAACAATCCAAAATCTACAATTTGGTTTGCCTGGAAGACACAATTTAATGAATGCCTTGATGGCTTTAGCAATGGCTAAAACTTATGGTACCCCAACCGAGTCCATTGCTAGAGCCTTGGCTTCATTTAAAGGAATTCAACGTAGATTTTCGTATCAGATCAAATCAGATAAGTTAGTTTACATCGATGATTATGCGCATCATCCAACAGAAATTAATGCCGTACATCAAGCGGTTCGTGAATTGTATCCAAACGAAAAAGTGCTGGCTATTTTTCAACCGCATTTGTTTAGCAGAACCAAAGATTTTGCCGATGATTTTGCCAAAAGTTTATCTCAATTTGATGAGATTTTGATGTTGGATATTTATCCGGCAAGAGAATTACCTATGGAAGGAATTACATCAAGTTGGTTGCTTTCTAAAATGGAAAATCAACATAAAAAATTGATTTCAAAAGACGAATTAATACCGTCAATTTTAAAAAGTGAGGCTAAAATAATTGTGACCATTGGTGCTGGAGATATAGGGGAATTAGTTCCAAAAATTAAACAAGCGTTATTATGA
- the mraY gene encoding phospho-N-acetylmuramoyl-pentapeptide-transferase, whose product MLYYLFEYLDKTMDVPGAGVFQYITFRSALALILSLMISTIYGKKIITFLRNQQVGETVRELGLEGQTQKAGTPTMGGLIIIIATLIPVLLLTKLNNIYIILLIVTTLWMGTIGFIDDYIKIFKKDKQGLKGIFKVFGQVGLGLIVGSVLYFHPGVTVRERSATPISFNQSQNVITQTPVESKSTVTTIPFTKNNELDYAKIIAWTGDGYENWAWLVFIPIVIFIITAVSNGANLTDGIDGLAAGTSAISVLALGIFTFVSGNVIFSSYLNIMYIPNSGEMTVFISAFVGALVGFLWYNSYPASVFMGDTGSLTIGGIIAVLAISVRKEMLLPVLCAIFFAENLSVILQVSYFKYTKKRFGEGKRIFLMSPLHHHYQKKGYHESKIVTRFWIVAILLAIVSIVTLKLR is encoded by the coding sequence ATGCTATATTATTTATTTGAATACCTAGACAAAACAATGGATGTTCCCGGAGCAGGGGTTTTCCAATACATTACTTTTCGTTCGGCTTTGGCGTTGATTCTTTCGCTGATGATTTCTACTATTTATGGTAAAAAAATCATCACTTTTCTAAGAAACCAACAAGTTGGAGAAACAGTAAGAGAACTTGGATTGGAAGGACAAACTCAAAAAGCAGGAACCCCAACAATGGGTGGATTAATCATCATCATTGCTACTTTGATTCCGGTTTTGTTGCTAACCAAATTAAATAATATCTACATCATCCTTTTGATAGTGACTACACTTTGGATGGGAACCATTGGTTTTATTGACGATTATATCAAAATCTTCAAAAAAGACAAACAAGGTTTAAAAGGAATTTTTAAAGTATTTGGTCAAGTAGGATTGGGACTAATCGTTGGTTCGGTATTGTATTTTCACCCAGGAGTTACCGTTAGAGAAAGATCGGCTACGCCAATTTCGTTTAATCAATCTCAAAATGTAATTACTCAAACACCTGTTGAAAGTAAATCGACTGTGACTACCATTCCGTTTACAAAAAACAACGAACTAGATTATGCCAAAATCATTGCATGGACTGGTGACGGTTATGAAAATTGGGCTTGGTTAGTATTCATTCCAATCGTAATTTTCATTATCACTGCAGTTTCCAATGGCGCCAATCTAACTGATGGAATTGATGGATTAGCCGCAGGAACTTCCGCTATTTCAGTATTGGCCCTTGGGATTTTTACTTTCGTTTCGGGGAATGTTATTTTTTCTAGCTACTTGAATATTATGTATATCCCAAATTCGGGAGAAATGACAGTATTCATCTCCGCTTTTGTGGGAGCATTAGTTGGATTTCTTTGGTACAATTCCTATCCCGCAAGTGTATTCATGGGAGATACAGGAAGTTTAACCATTGGAGGAATTATTGCTGTATTGGCGATTTCAGTCCGAAAAGAAATGTTGTTGCCTGTATTATGTGCCATCTTTTTTGCCGAAAATCTATCCGTGATTTTACAAGTTTCCTATTTCAAATACACCAAAAAGCGATTCGGTGAAGGAAAACGAATTTTCCTCATGTCGCCGTTACACCATCATTATCAGAAGAAAGGATATCATGAAAGTAAAATTGTAACACGTTTCTGGATTGTCGCAATTCTGTTAGCTATTGTTTCTATTGTGACCTTAAAATTGAGATAA
- the murG gene encoding undecaprenyldiphospho-muramoylpentapeptide beta-N-acetylglucosaminyltransferase: protein MSKLKFILSGGGTGGHIYPAIAIANELKSRFPDAEFLFVGAKDKMEMQKVPQAGYEINGLWIAGLQRKLTLQNAMFPLKLMSSLWNSRKIIRKFKPDVVIGTGGFASGPLLQATNSFNIPTVIQEQNSYPGITNKLLSKKANSICVAYENLERFFPKDKIVFTGNPVRQDLLDVENKRIEGISYFKLHANKKTLLILGGSLGARRVNQLIAKELDFLLESDVQVFWQCGKLYYEEYKHFNEKENIQVVAFIDRMDLIYAAADFVISRAGASSVSELCLVGKPTIFIPSPNVAEDHQTKNAKAIVDKKGAILLRESELDSSFETTFSDLISNENLQNELSQNIKKLAKPNATKDIVEEIIKLIKQK, encoded by the coding sequence ATGAGCAAACTAAAATTCATATTAAGTGGCGGAGGAACGGGTGGACATATCTATCCAGCGATTGCTATTGCCAATGAATTAAAGTCGCGTTTCCCCGATGCAGAATTCCTTTTTGTGGGAGCCAAAGACAAAATGGAAATGCAAAAAGTACCACAAGCTGGTTACGAAATCAATGGGCTTTGGATTGCAGGGTTACAACGAAAATTGACATTGCAAAACGCGATGTTTCCATTAAAGTTGATGAGCAGTTTATGGAACTCCAGAAAAATAATTAGAAAATTCAAACCCGATGTAGTAATTGGAACAGGTGGTTTTGCCAGCGGACCCTTATTGCAAGCGACCAATAGTTTTAATATTCCAACAGTAATTCAGGAGCAAAATTCCTATCCAGGAATTACCAACAAATTATTGAGCAAGAAGGCCAATTCGATTTGTGTGGCGTATGAAAATTTAGAGCGCTTTTTTCCAAAAGATAAAATCGTTTTCACAGGAAATCCAGTTCGTCAAGATTTATTAGATGTTGAGAACAAAAGAATAGAGGGTATATCCTATTTCAAATTGCATGCTAATAAAAAAACGTTATTAATTCTCGGAGGAAGCCTTGGTGCCAGAAGAGTGAACCAATTAATAGCTAAAGAACTCGATTTTCTATTAGAAAGCGATGTTCAAGTTTTTTGGCAGTGTGGCAAGTTATATTACGAAGAATACAAGCATTTTAATGAGAAAGAAAATATACAAGTCGTTGCTTTTATTGATAGAATGGATTTGATTTATGCGGCAGCCGATTTTGTGATTTCGAGAGCTGGAGCCTCTTCGGTTTCTGAACTTTGTTTGGTGGGAAAACCAACTATTTTCATTCCGTCACCTAATGTGGCCGAAGACCATCAAACTAAAAACGCCAAAGCTATTGTAGATAAAAAGGGAGCCATTCTATTAAGAGAAAGCGAATTGGATTCATCCTTTGAAACTACATTTTCAGATTTGATTTCAAATGAAAATCTGCAAAATGAATTAAGTCAAAACATTAAAAAATTGGCTAAGCCCAATGCTACAAAAGATATCGTAGAAGAAATTATAAAATTGATAAAACAAAAGTGA
- a CDS encoding cell division protein FtsQ/DivIB encodes MKYFTWINIRLLLMIAMVIFLFSFTSYRNERRKIKKTEVIFIGENTLFLKPEMVNKLLIEKNQDLKTLNKVDLDLKKLESSINKQEMIQKADVFVSVDGVLKAVVKQKTPVGRVFDETGSFYIDCEGNKMPLSDNYTARVPLVSGEINVVKKEKLSEVLKMITQDEFLKKNIIGVQVLPNGSLVMENRNYDYQIDFGRTINIEKKFKNYKAFFQKAVLDSTLNKYKRINLKFTKQVVCIK; translated from the coding sequence ATGAAATATTTCACTTGGATAAATATCAGATTATTGCTCATGATTGCCATGGTAATCTTCTTGTTTTCGTTCACTTCGTATCGAAATGAGAGAAGAAAAATCAAGAAAACAGAAGTGATTTTTATTGGCGAAAACACACTTTTTTTAAAGCCAGAAATGGTTAATAAATTGTTAATAGAAAAAAATCAAGACCTAAAAACATTAAACAAAGTTGATTTAGATTTGAAGAAATTGGAGTCCTCTATCAACAAACAAGAAATGATCCAAAAAGCGGATGTGTTTGTCAGTGTTGATGGGGTTCTAAAAGCGGTGGTAAAACAAAAAACACCAGTTGGAAGAGTGTTTGACGAAACGGGTTCTTTCTATATTGATTGTGAAGGAAATAAGATGCCGTTATCAGATAATTATACAGCTAGAGTTCCACTAGTTTCGGGGGAAATTAATGTAGTTAAAAAGGAAAAATTATCTGAAGTTTTAAAGATGATTACCCAAGATGAGTTTTTGAAAAAAAACATCATAGGTGTACAGGTTTTGCCTAACGGTAGCTTGGTTATGGAGAACAGAAATTACGATTATCAAATCGATTTCGGAAGAACTATTAACATCGAGAAGAAATTTAAAAACTATAAAGCCTTTTTTCAGAAGGCAGTTTTAGATAGCACTTTGAATAAATACAAGAGAATTAATTTGAAGTTTACCAAACAAGTAGTTTGCATTAAATAG